In Streptomyces qaidamensis, one DNA window encodes the following:
- a CDS encoding carbohydrate ABC transporter permease — translation MIRSMRWKGAAFTVPFQLGFVFLYLLPIGYAVYESLFTEKQSGLGLGGATTEFVGLDNYTQGLTDSAFMSSILRVVLFACVQIPMMLLISLLLALFLDALTSRVASRFRIVLLVPYMIPGVVAAIVWVNLYSPDVGPLTAIGKSLGLDWNFFAPSMVWPAIGNLLTWHGIGYNMVIIYSALQGVPRELFEAARLDGASELRIARSIKIPFVRGALVLTGLLSIIQMLQIFNEPALFRNITPQTVSDSFTPIMIIYNQAFNAGNYNYAAALSVLLALILGVASFLFYRLTSKEAD, via the coding sequence ATGATTCGCTCCATGCGCTGGAAGGGTGCCGCGTTCACGGTGCCCTTCCAGCTCGGCTTCGTCTTTCTGTATCTGCTCCCGATCGGCTACGCCGTCTACGAGTCGCTGTTCACGGAGAAGCAGTCCGGGCTCGGTCTCGGAGGTGCGACGACGGAGTTCGTCGGGCTGGACAACTACACCCAGGGGCTGACGGACTCGGCGTTCATGAGCTCCATCCTGCGGGTGGTGCTCTTCGCCTGTGTCCAGATCCCGATGATGCTGCTGATCAGCCTGTTGCTGGCACTGTTCCTGGACGCGCTGACGTCCAGGGTGGCGAGCAGGTTCCGGATCGTGCTGCTGGTGCCGTACATGATCCCCGGCGTGGTCGCGGCGATCGTGTGGGTCAACCTCTACAGCCCGGACGTCGGCCCCCTCACCGCGATCGGCAAGTCCCTCGGGCTCGACTGGAACTTCTTCGCGCCGTCGATGGTGTGGCCGGCCATCGGCAACCTGCTGACCTGGCACGGCATCGGCTACAACATGGTGATCATCTACTCGGCGCTGCAGGGCGTGCCGCGGGAGCTGTTCGAGGCGGCCCGGCTGGACGGTGCCTCGGAGCTGCGGATCGCGCGGAGCATCAAGATCCCGTTCGTGCGCGGGGCGCTGGTGCTGACGGGTCTGCTGTCGATCATCCAGATGCTGCAGATCTTCAACGAGCCGGCGCTGTTCCGGAACATCACGCCGCAGACGGTCAGCGACAGTTTCACCCCGATCATGATCATCTACAACCAGGCGTTCAACGCGGGCAACTACAACTACGCGGCCGCCCTGTCGGTGCTGCTCGCCCTGATCCTGGGCGTCGCCTCCTTC
- a CDS encoding ABC transporter substrate-binding protein gives MNFTSPRRRFASAAVAGIALTGLLSACGGSGSGDDAASKSGPVTLPFWGWANGQEAVVKAFNASHKDIQLKYTKVTDQLTMQKQLTNAVKAGNAPCLVQNTAEYVTSWVSQGALADITSYVEGEKGEFNTGAWASAQVQGKLYGVPTSSAPQFTIYRTDIFEKYGLEPPATWDDFIAAGKVLKKHNIKITNYAGEDPSTLEVLAMQAGAHWYAIDGDAWKVNFQDEGTLKAAKVIQEIIDNDLNAKLSFADYAAVQRSYDSGATATRQISTWQMAGMVQNFTKSFGDWALTPWPAYRGEAAKTPAGTNLTGGVTLVTKQCTDQKQAAQAALWMSTNQDAVKTMASPETGNGVMPALKDSGSYVGESISQKLLGKNYEPAQKVVTDSLGTVTTDWTFGPNWTAMFTELQAGWAKVVNKEQKVTDLLAHMQEWTVKDLKSRGISVKG, from the coding sequence ATGAACTTCACCAGCCCCCGGAGAAGGTTCGCCTCCGCCGCTGTCGCGGGTATCGCGCTGACAGGTCTGCTCTCCGCCTGCGGCGGATCCGGCTCGGGCGACGACGCCGCGTCGAAGTCCGGCCCGGTCACGCTCCCCTTCTGGGGGTGGGCCAACGGCCAGGAGGCGGTCGTCAAGGCGTTCAACGCCTCGCACAAGGACATCCAGCTGAAGTACACGAAGGTCACCGACCAGCTGACCATGCAGAAGCAGCTGACCAACGCGGTCAAGGCCGGGAACGCCCCCTGTCTGGTGCAGAACACCGCCGAGTACGTCACGAGCTGGGTGTCGCAGGGCGCGCTCGCCGACATCACGAGTTACGTCGAGGGCGAGAAGGGCGAGTTCAACACCGGCGCCTGGGCGAGCGCGCAGGTGCAGGGCAAGCTCTACGGCGTGCCCACCAGCTCGGCGCCCCAGTTCACGATCTACCGCACGGACATCTTCGAGAAGTACGGCCTCGAGCCCCCGGCGACCTGGGACGACTTCATCGCCGCGGGCAAGGTCCTGAAGAAGCACAACATCAAGATCACCAACTACGCCGGTGAGGACCCGAGCACCCTGGAAGTACTCGCGATGCAGGCCGGGGCGCACTGGTACGCGATCGACGGCGACGCCTGGAAGGTGAACTTCCAGGACGAGGGCACCCTGAAGGCCGCGAAGGTGATCCAGGAAATCATCGACAACGACCTGAACGCCAAGCTGTCGTTCGCCGACTACGCGGCCGTGCAGCGCAGTTACGACAGCGGTGCCACCGCGACCCGGCAGATCTCCACCTGGCAGATGGCCGGCATGGTGCAGAACTTCACCAAGTCCTTCGGCGACTGGGCGCTGACCCCCTGGCCCGCGTACCGGGGCGAGGCGGCGAAGACGCCGGCCGGCACGAACCTGACCGGCGGCGTGACGCTGGTGACGAAGCAGTGCACGGACCAGAAGCAGGCGGCGCAGGCGGCCCTGTGGATGTCGACGAACCAGGACGCGGTCAAGACGATGGCGAGCCCGGAGACCGGCAACGGCGTGATGCCGGCACTGAAGGACAGCGGTTCCTACGTCGGCGAGTCGATCTCGCAGAAGCTGCTCGGCAAGAACTACGAGCCGGCACAGAAGGTCGTCACGGACAGCCTGGGGACCGTCACCACCGACTGGACCTTCGGGCCCAACTGGACGGCGATGTTCACCGAGCTCCAGGCGGGCTGGGCCAAGGTCGTCAACAAGGAGCAGAAGGTCACCGACCTGCTCGCGCACATGCAGGAGTGGACGGTCAAGGACCTGAAGTCCCGCGGTATCAGCGTCAAGGGCTGA
- a CDS encoding LacI family DNA-binding transcriptional regulator, protein MSQRKATTSDAGRATIRDVAERAGVSVASVSRVLSGNYPVSEELRRRVMKVVRDLDYVTNAHARSLAGGGTPTVAILINNITGAAFAHVAKGVEGAATLRGWLSLVGTTGDDPERELALVNLMRQQGVAAVILLGGAYDYDEYQLRMARFARSLDAAGSHLVLVGRPPLEGDVPATTVDYDNEGGAYAMASHLLSAGHRRVLVLPGHAELTTAQGRLRGAQRAFEAYGVPFAPGLVRHGHYDYEHGYEAVETALHETPDFTAVLAGTDVVAAGAMQALRAAGLRVPEDVSIVGYDDIPLASQLTPQLTTVHVPYEEMGRVALRAVADRREGGAGRRKSADGDHLVLGTHVVVRNSVQPPAPRGG, encoded by the coding sequence GTGAGTCAGCGCAAGGCGACGACGAGTGACGCCGGCCGGGCGACCATCCGTGACGTCGCGGAACGCGCGGGCGTCTCCGTGGCCAGCGTCTCCCGGGTGCTGTCCGGCAACTACCCGGTGTCGGAGGAGCTGCGCCGCCGGGTGATGAAGGTCGTCCGGGACCTGGACTACGTCACCAACGCCCACGCCCGTTCGCTGGCCGGCGGCGGCACACCGACGGTGGCGATCCTCATCAACAACATCACCGGTGCCGCCTTCGCCCACGTGGCGAAGGGCGTCGAGGGCGCCGCCACCCTGCGCGGCTGGCTCTCCCTGGTCGGCACGACCGGCGATGACCCCGAGCGGGAGCTCGCGCTGGTGAACCTCATGCGCCAGCAGGGCGTCGCCGCCGTGATCCTGCTCGGCGGCGCCTACGACTACGACGAGTACCAGCTGCGCATGGCCCGCTTCGCCCGCTCCCTGGACGCGGCCGGCTCGCATCTGGTCCTGGTGGGCCGGCCCCCGCTGGAGGGCGACGTCCCCGCGACGACCGTCGACTACGACAACGAGGGCGGCGCCTATGCGATGGCCAGCCACCTGCTCTCGGCCGGCCACCGCCGCGTCCTGGTCCTGCCCGGGCACGCCGAACTGACCACCGCCCAGGGCCGGTTGCGGGGCGCCCAGCGGGCCTTCGAGGCCTACGGGGTGCCGTTCGCCCCGGGGCTGGTACGGCACGGCCACTACGACTACGAGCACGGGTACGAGGCCGTCGAGACGGCGCTGCACGAGACGCCGGACTTCACCGCGGTGCTGGCCGGGACGGACGTGGTCGCCGCGGGTGCCATGCAGGCACTGCGCGCGGCGGGCCTGCGGGTTCCCGAGGACGTGTCGATCGTCGGCTACGACGACATCCCGCTGGCCTCGCAGCTCACACCCCAACTCACCACCGTGCACGTGCCGTACGAGGAGATGGGCCGGGTCGCGCTGCGGGCGGTGGCCGACCGGCGCGAGGGCGGCGCGGGCCGCCGCAAGAGCGCCGACGGCGACCATCTGGTGCTGGGTACCCATGTCGTGGTCCGCAACTCGGTCCAGCCGCCCGCCCCTCGCGGCGGATAG
- a CDS encoding hydroxyacid dehydrogenase, producing MPSPQLPRAVFAMDPVHLPLLFPPPLMERLRRTADIDPGLVVRDFADPAGAAALASAEVLITGWGCPHLDAGVLTAAPELGAVLHAAGSVRSLVGEALWERGVKVSSAVTGNALPVAEYTLAMILLLGKDTFDHRERFRRTHAYPGPAETAATGNLGRRVGVIGASRVGRRLLELLRPFDLTVLLHDPYVSPAEAAALGAESLSLEDLLRRSDIVSLHAPDIPATHHMLDRDRLALVRDGGVLVNTARGALVDHEALTDELVSGRLNAVLDVTDPEPLPAGSPLYHLPNVFLTPHIAGSLGNELERLGRIVVEELERLASGVPPLHEVRHADLARVA from the coding sequence ATGCCCAGCCCTCAGCTGCCGCGGGCCGTGTTCGCGATGGACCCGGTGCACCTCCCGCTGCTCTTCCCTCCGCCGCTGATGGAGCGGCTGAGGCGCACGGCCGACATCGACCCCGGGCTGGTGGTGCGGGACTTCGCCGATCCGGCCGGCGCCGCCGCCCTGGCCTCCGCCGAGGTGCTGATCACCGGCTGGGGCTGCCCGCATCTGGACGCGGGGGTCCTCACGGCGGCCCCGGAGCTCGGCGCCGTGCTGCACGCGGCGGGCTCCGTCCGCTCCCTGGTCGGCGAAGCCCTGTGGGAACGCGGGGTCAAGGTGTCCAGCGCGGTGACGGGCAACGCCCTGCCGGTCGCGGAGTACACGCTCGCGATGATCCTGCTGCTGGGCAAGGACACCTTCGACCACCGCGAGCGCTTCCGCCGGACCCATGCCTACCCCGGCCCCGCCGAGACGGCGGCGACCGGCAACCTCGGCCGTCGCGTCGGCGTCATCGGCGCCTCACGCGTGGGCCGCCGCCTCCTGGAACTGCTGCGGCCCTTCGACCTCACCGTTCTGCTGCACGACCCGTACGTGAGCCCCGCCGAGGCCGCCGCCCTCGGTGCCGAGTCGCTGTCGCTGGAGGACCTCCTCCGACGCAGCGACATCGTGAGCCTGCACGCCCCGGACATCCCCGCGACCCATCACATGCTCGACCGCGACCGGCTCGCCCTGGTGCGGGACGGCGGCGTTCTCGTCAACACGGCCCGGGGTGCGCTGGTCGACCACGAGGCGCTCACCGACGAGCTGGTATCCGGCCGGCTGAACGCGGTGCTGGACGTCACCGACCCCGAGCCGCTGCCCGCGGGATCGCCGCTGTACCACCTGCCCAACGTGTTCCTCACCCCGCACATCGCCGGCTCCCTCGGCAACGAACTGGAGCGGCTCGGCCGCATCGTCGTCGAGGAACTGGAGCGCCTGGCGTCCGGCGTACCACCGCTCCACGAGGTGCGGCACGCGGATCTGGCGCGGGTGGCATGA
- a CDS encoding extracellular solute-binding protein: MHPHAGASLSRRRFLALSAAGAATGAASLSGCAMQVSSGVGGAGETITVMAKPDDISPELIRQAQKDIGVKIVTVRYDITKLIGMMTNGAPPDLVRGVGATDAPYFAARDVMEDLDPYFARSRVLKAGDLDPVNDLWRYDGRTQGKGPRYGMAKDFSQDSMYWYNTALFDRAGVDHPPETEPVTYEEWLENAERLTRRKNGQTIVFGGSYQGVLTPNLLASLTASAGGSLFSDDFSRIDFTTPEARKALNWYVEYGRSRVGPSIVQPDPNAWDGPTYQASRMAMSNSGYWLGGLINTDKKLAPLSRLAPAPLFAGGRRVSPCQAGTGFWMPKQARNKDAAWRVFEWFFGEGPARARASGGWGIPTLKSLRPLMPAQEDYQKRVLKVQNAELKHFSVIAFTPYASADSLYALFNQEAPAAMNGHLSVDALAGRLNSVMNEQLKRGKEQVG, encoded by the coding sequence ATGCACCCACATGCTGGTGCTTCCCTGAGCCGCCGCCGATTCCTCGCCCTCTCGGCCGCCGGCGCCGCGACCGGCGCGGCGTCGCTGAGCGGCTGTGCGATGCAGGTCTCCAGCGGTGTCGGCGGCGCGGGCGAGACCATCACGGTGATGGCCAAGCCCGACGACATCTCCCCGGAGCTGATCCGGCAGGCCCAGAAGGACATCGGCGTCAAGATCGTCACGGTGCGCTACGACATCACCAAGCTCATCGGCATGATGACCAACGGCGCGCCGCCCGATCTGGTGCGTGGCGTCGGCGCCACGGACGCCCCCTACTTCGCGGCCCGCGACGTGATGGAGGACCTGGACCCCTACTTCGCCCGGAGCCGCGTCCTCAAGGCCGGTGACCTCGATCCGGTCAACGACCTGTGGCGGTACGACGGCCGCACCCAGGGCAAGGGCCCCCGCTACGGCATGGCGAAGGACTTCTCCCAGGACTCCATGTACTGGTACAACACCGCCCTCTTCGACAGGGCGGGGGTCGACCACCCGCCGGAGACCGAGCCGGTCACCTACGAGGAGTGGCTGGAGAACGCCGAGCGGCTCACCCGGCGCAAGAACGGCCAGACGATCGTCTTCGGCGGCAGTTACCAGGGCGTGCTCACCCCCAACCTGCTGGCGAGCCTGACGGCGTCCGCCGGCGGCAGCCTCTTCAGCGACGACTTCTCCCGCATCGACTTCACGACCCCCGAGGCCCGCAAGGCGCTGAACTGGTACGTCGAGTACGGCAGGAGCAGGGTCGGGCCGAGCATCGTCCAGCCTGACCCCAACGCCTGGGACGGTCCGACCTACCAGGCGAGCCGGATGGCCATGTCCAACTCGGGCTACTGGCTCGGCGGCCTGATCAACACGGACAAGAAGCTGGCGCCTCTCTCGCGCCTCGCGCCGGCCCCGCTCTTCGCGGGCGGCCGGCGGGTCAGCCCCTGCCAGGCCGGCACCGGATTCTGGATGCCGAAGCAGGCGAGGAACAAGGACGCGGCCTGGCGGGTCTTCGAGTGGTTCTTCGGCGAGGGACCGGCCCGGGCCCGTGCCTCCGGCGGCTGGGGCATCCCCACCCTGAAGTCCCTGCGCCCGCTGATGCCCGCCCAGGAGGACTACCAGAAGCGGGTGCTGAAGGTGCAGAACGCCGAGCTCAAGCACTTCTCGGTGATCGCCTTCACGCCCTACGCCTCGGCGGACTCGCTCTACGCCCTCTTCAACCAGGAGGCGCCCGCCGCGATGAACGGTCACCTGTCCGTCGACGCCCTCGCGGGCCGCCTGAACTCCGTCATGAACGAGCAGCTGAAGCGCGGTAAGGAGCAGGTGGGATGA
- a CDS encoding carbohydrate ABC transporter permease, with protein MTVEQIPVTGRPGRRPAPSPARTAPAGRPRISMTGRRHRAFYLFTAPWIIGFLLLTVVPMAYALWLSFTTYDGISPHWRYVGLGNYSELFSDPQTWKSLGRTGLFAITSVPLSIIAGLGLAVLVNRPIKARGLFRTLLYLPAVVPPVGAGLTFKALFDQNSGAANGFLTLFGFDALGWLADPYARYVLLMSVLWAAGNVMIISLAGLQDVPRELHEAARIDGASAWRTFRSITVPLLSPVLLFQTVTGVIASVQTIMPLLLTPDGTTAGVTALPQSNYLYMMHVFSQYFALGRYGYASALLWVLFVLILIATGLIFRFTSGVVFYNVDPEAKK; from the coding sequence ATGACGGTCGAGCAGATACCCGTCACCGGGAGGCCGGGCCGCCGCCCCGCCCCGAGTCCCGCCCGCACGGCACCGGCCGGGCGGCCCCGGATCTCCATGACGGGCCGCAGGCATCGCGCTTTCTACCTGTTCACCGCGCCCTGGATCATCGGTTTCCTGCTGCTGACCGTCGTGCCGATGGCGTACGCGCTGTGGCTGAGCTTCACCACGTACGACGGCATCTCGCCGCACTGGCGGTACGTCGGCCTCGGCAACTACAGCGAACTGTTCTCCGATCCGCAGACCTGGAAGTCCCTCGGCCGTACCGGTCTGTTCGCGATCACGTCGGTGCCGCTGTCGATCATCGCGGGGCTGGGGCTCGCCGTCCTGGTCAACCGGCCGATCAAGGCACGCGGGTTGTTCCGCACGCTGCTGTATCTGCCGGCAGTGGTGCCGCCGGTGGGCGCGGGACTCACCTTCAAGGCGCTCTTCGACCAGAACTCGGGCGCCGCGAACGGCTTCCTCACCCTCTTCGGCTTCGACGCCCTCGGCTGGCTCGCCGACCCCTACGCCCGCTACGTGCTGTTGATGAGTGTGCTGTGGGCCGCCGGCAACGTCATGATCATCTCTCTGGCGGGGCTCCAGGACGTGCCACGCGAACTGCACGAGGCGGCCCGGATCGACGGGGCGAGCGCCTGGCGTACCTTCCGCAGCATCACCGTGCCGCTGCTGTCGCCGGTGCTGCTCTTCCAGACCGTCACCGGTGTGATCGCGTCGGTGCAGACCATCATGCCGCTGCTGCTGACCCCGGACGGCACGACCGCGGGCGTCACCGCGCTGCCGCAGTCCAACTACCTCTACATGATGCACGTGTTCTCGCAGTACTTCGCGCTCGGCCGCTACGGCTACGCCTCCGCACTGCTGTGGGTGCTCTTCGTCCTGATCCTCATCGCCACCGGGCTCATCTTCAGGTTCACGTCCGGCGTGGTGTTCTACAACGTCGACCCGGAGGCGAAGAAGTGA
- a CDS encoding carbohydrate ABC transporter permease, giving the protein MTATSLPPDPAPRVRIRVHRLVLYTVLVAVTGLFVGPFGWLVLSGLKTPAELAASPVHWLPGHVQWHNFADAFHLIDFLGYARNSLIIALIYATLVTLSSAWVGFGFARLEAPGKKTLFGILIGSMMLPQMITLLPTYLIFAKLGMVDTYWPWVLWGLAAAPYLVFLFRQFFAGLPRELEEAAIVDGCGYGTIFWRIFLPQSWPVLSASFVIAFTWSWGDYIAPQLLLSTDKSTLAVAVMSTYVTSAGTPVANLQAAASVMYVVPILLIFLIAQRGFVAGMSTTGLK; this is encoded by the coding sequence GTGACCGCCACCAGTCTGCCCCCCGACCCCGCGCCCCGGGTGCGGATACGCGTCCACCGCCTGGTCCTCTACACGGTCCTCGTCGCCGTCACCGGCCTGTTCGTCGGCCCCTTCGGCTGGCTGGTCCTCAGCGGCCTGAAGACCCCCGCGGAACTGGCCGCGTCCCCCGTGCACTGGCTGCCCGGCCACGTCCAGTGGCACAACTTCGCCGACGCCTTCCACCTGATCGACTTCCTCGGCTACGCCCGCAACTCCCTGATCATCGCGCTCATCTACGCCACCCTCGTCACCCTCAGCTCCGCCTGGGTCGGCTTCGGCTTCGCCCGGCTGGAGGCTCCGGGAAAGAAGACGCTCTTCGGCATCCTCATCGGTTCGATGATGCTGCCGCAGATGATCACGCTGCTGCCGACCTACCTGATCTTCGCGAAGCTCGGCATGGTCGACACGTACTGGCCGTGGGTGCTGTGGGGCCTGGCCGCCGCTCCCTATCTCGTCTTCCTGTTCCGCCAGTTCTTCGCCGGACTGCCCCGGGAGCTGGAGGAGGCCGCGATCGTCGACGGCTGCGGCTACGGCACGATCTTCTGGCGCATCTTCCTGCCGCAGTCCTGGCCGGTGCTGTCCGCGAGCTTCGTGATCGCCTTCACCTGGAGCTGGGGCGACTACATCGCGCCCCAGCTACTGCTCTCGACCGACAAGTCGACGCTCGCCGTCGCCGTCATGTCGACATACGTCACCTCGGCCGGCACCCCGGTCGCCAACCTCCAGGCCGCGGCCTCCGTGATGTACGTCGTCCCGATCCTGCTGATCTTCCTGATCGCGCAGCGCGGTTTCGTCGCCGGGATGTCCACGACCGGCCTGAAGTAG
- a CDS encoding glycosyl hydrolase family 28 protein, translating into MNTPLSRRTTLQAAGVIAAAGLAGSIAGTAQAAAAEENGTTGDRVVIYPPLPKVPVNNSFTVKVRPVGGTWQKLGVHLAKLALIDPNTGRNQAQNSSWAAFDFSGTVEVEVTYNPGGGEKVRIRPDSYGIKPEVLGSTARFTLDRPRNLVVQIDDKIFDCLHLFANPIEQDVPTEGDKKVMYFGPGLHTHPDRTLKVPTGTTVYLAPGAVLTSSVIFEGVENCRLIGRGVVYDTTGGAVFVRKCENLTIDGVTILNPRYENIRVAESRNLTIKNLRAFSHQGWGDGIQLYCSENVTIDGCFLRTSDDSVALYTHRWDFYGDTRNITVKNCSLWADVAHPINIGVHGNSDTPEMLENLRYENIDILDHREPQVTYQGAIAFMVGDSNLVRDVRFDNVRVEDFRWGQLVHMRVEYNPKYNTSAGRGIESVYFKDLSYNGKNADLSIIAGLDAEHAIKDVTFENLRVNGRVIADSTGKPTWYLASDGVPMFVNEHVTNLKFITTAEAAAS; encoded by the coding sequence ATGAATACGCCGCTTTCACGCCGAACCACCCTCCAGGCCGCCGGTGTCATCGCTGCCGCCGGCTTGGCCGGCAGCATCGCGGGCACCGCACAGGCGGCCGCGGCGGAGGAGAACGGCACCACCGGCGACAGGGTGGTCATCTACCCGCCCCTTCCGAAAGTGCCTGTCAACAACTCCTTCACCGTCAAGGTCCGGCCGGTCGGAGGCACCTGGCAGAAGCTCGGCGTCCACCTCGCCAAGCTCGCACTGATCGACCCGAACACCGGCAGGAACCAGGCCCAGAACTCCTCTTGGGCCGCCTTCGACTTCTCCGGCACCGTCGAGGTCGAGGTCACGTACAACCCGGGCGGCGGCGAGAAGGTCCGCATCCGTCCGGACTCGTACGGCATCAAGCCCGAGGTGCTCGGCAGCACGGCGCGCTTCACACTGGACCGGCCCCGCAACCTCGTCGTCCAGATCGACGACAAGATCTTCGACTGCCTGCACCTGTTCGCGAACCCGATCGAGCAGGACGTGCCCACCGAGGGCGACAAGAAGGTCATGTACTTCGGGCCCGGTCTGCACACTCACCCCGACCGAACCCTGAAGGTACCCACCGGCACCACCGTCTACCTGGCGCCGGGCGCCGTCCTCACGTCCAGCGTGATCTTCGAGGGCGTGGAGAACTGCCGGCTGATCGGCCGCGGCGTGGTCTACGACACGACCGGCGGCGCGGTCTTCGTCCGCAAGTGCGAAAACCTCACGATCGACGGCGTCACGATCCTCAACCCCCGGTACGAGAACATCAGAGTCGCCGAGTCCAGAAACCTCACCATCAAGAATCTGCGCGCCTTCAGCCACCAGGGCTGGGGTGACGGCATCCAGCTCTACTGCTCGGAAAACGTCACGATCGACGGCTGCTTCCTGCGCACCTCCGACGACAGCGTCGCCCTCTATACCCACCGTTGGGACTTCTACGGCGACACCCGCAACATCACCGTCAAGAACTGTTCCCTCTGGGCCGATGTCGCCCACCCGATCAACATCGGCGTGCACGGCAATTCCGACACCCCCGAGATGCTGGAGAACCTGCGCTACGAGAACATCGACATCCTCGACCACCGCGAGCCGCAGGTGACCTACCAGGGCGCCATCGCCTTCATGGTCGGCGACAGCAACCTCGTCCGGGACGTCCGGTTCGACAACGTCCGCGTGGAGGACTTCCGCTGGGGCCAGCTCGTCCACATGCGGGTCGAGTACAACCCGAAGTACAACACGTCGGCAGGCCGCGGCATCGAGTCCGTCTACTTCAAGGACCTCAGCTACAACGGCAAGAACGCCGACCTCTCGATCATCGCCGGCCTCGACGCGGAGCACGCGATCAAGGACGTCACTTTCGAGAACCTCCGCGTCAACGGCAGGGTGATCGCCGACAGCACGGGCAAGCCGACGTGGTATCTGGCCTCGGACGGCGTGCCCATGTTCGTCAACGAGCACGTGACGAACCTCAAGTTCATCACCACCGCCGAGGCGGCCGCGTCATGA